One Periophthalmus magnuspinnatus isolate fPerMag1 chromosome 8, fPerMag1.2.pri, whole genome shotgun sequence genomic window carries:
- the lmtk2 gene encoding serine/threonine-protein kinase LMTK2 isoform X2 — translation MGVRTGFALLLVFGIFLSVSSGAPLHYHHKSGGVPADSLSVSLCLSLVVSLTVLIALVVVLVNCVTCCKENEINFKEFEDHFDDEIDFTPPAEDTPSVQSPAEVYTLAVSPVALPGPPHLQPPSHITEAPTGAQIARHSLSYIQEIGNGWFGQVLLSEIYTDPGGTRVVVKELKANAGSKEQNEFLQLGDPYRVLQHPNILPCLGQCVEAIPFLLVFEYCEMGDLRGYLSHQDWMYRSAEVLQLQRMACEIAAGVTHLHKHNFLHSDLALRNCYLTADLTVKVGDYGIGPYRYKEDYIITEDDLFAPLRWLAPELVCERHGGVITLEQTKASNVWALGVTLWELFENANQPYPHLSDREVLNHVIKEQQVKLFKPQLDLPYSDRWYEVLQFCWLSPDKRATAEEVHRLLIYLRMQGQKDMEEDFEQRWDALKPNPSTRQTTISHSSFPILDQFADDALRQEIDEVLTVTETSKGLSFEYVWEAAKHDHYEGTHGHAGMDTTLNYHSTFFPVSSEDIQAHFPVTSNRAADSSSTPSGIPGILSVFDAQKPSNGNEYYIQLEEQGDSGDSASRKHSVDNRQDFIVLQDVRLDESSTDADFFHQSIDSKDSYLPDSHIWSSLENDSPYHPNIFTEEESKHDDSPSWRQNFMEFPERSRNPFHEDMALQVDTDKKYGVSFLGHSSEANRKADLEQGDKEDADATRLLNTENLKDNFMFLNDHSLLKGFSSPQQNFLLPGLAHEPEERFKMTSWDNFDSLGSSSLTDSYLKPNLSSTGQKEEEFAQSTLGSETLVPSITVVTEDNSATVQSGSEDLSPPQSAARVLDSGFDSTSDRYEVLASEADQTISVSATINSLCVDAKTPNSEGELFASDISVQPIDHNIPENIEHSEDLTSNDLFSELIEDADIELETTLSDHEEAFLENNPEQIDRANLLISGPSLDQISQDSLLEDSISTTLPIMETTAETPDSLDSYDIHRIEEKQEDVTTRAASSKLQPPYKISDSGYETENMESPEWNSQPGVKDPDQNGVISESEAELGASAHSLAPPEIVISDVERLEEASSEEPPEQPENVIAPQPPIMSSHYRDSAYFSDNESEPDKKSEEMAAGGCVEATWLSKTDIHINEEEPASTHLDISQSEKSSDLTFEVRVASDSQFDSLVNVEIDIPVNNEDEPIQSIDNLNNPTENAEFSNNLTTIEQSEHEPTVDDLSPVLDNTGHNNLTRLHANEGHKIKEPDIEGRYLGRLDGHEDGMEADEEDENSEDSDDDMRAYRLHSSSSDSEEETTHPVPLIISADTSSKNLRSLLKPTSLNINAASPPGLATTGNADNCRRAVSFFDDVTVYLFDQETPTKELGDHSGSSNSHVPEFGGSGPTANYLNRFTNSESSTDEEGGGFEWDDDFSSPGPKVLPSSAAVSLVREPRWTTTSSYSRFSISPASIASFSLTHLTDSDIEQGGNGEDGEKD, via the exons GAGTTTGAGGACCATTTTGACGATGAAATTGACTTCACCCCTCCGGCTGAGGATACCCCCTCTGTACAGTCTCCAGCTGAGGTGTACACGCTGGCAGTGTCTCCAGTGGCTCTGCCAGGACCCCCACATCTTCAGCCCCCCTCTCACATAACGG AAGCGCCGACTGGGGCTCAGATTGCTCGACACAGTCTGAGTTACATCCAGGAGATTGGCAATGGCTGGTTTGGACAG GTCCTTCTCAGTGAAATCTATACTGACCCCGGGGGTACCAGAGTGGTAGTGAAAGAACTAAAAGCTAATGCTGGCTCTAAGGAGCAGAATGAGTTTCTGCAACTGGGAGACCCATACAG AGTACTGCAGCACCCCAACATCCTGCCATGCCTGGGCCAGTGTGTTGAGGCGATTCCCTTCCTGCTTGTGTTTGAGTACTGTGAGATG ggtGATTTGCGAGGCTATCTGTCTCACCAAGACTGGATGTACCGAAGTGCTGAAGTGTTGCAACTGCAGAGGATGGCCTGTGAAATTGCTGCTGGAGTCACTCACCTCCACAAACATAACTTCCTGCACAG TGATCTGGCACTGAGAAACTGCTATCTGACTGCTGACCTAACAGTAAAAGTGGGAGACTATGGCATTGGTCCTTACAGATATAAG gaGGATTACATCATCACAGAGGATGATTTGTTTGCCCCTCTTCGCTGGTTGGCTCCAGAGCTTGTGTGCGAGCGCCACGGAGGTGTCATTACATTGGAGCAGACTAAGGCCAGCAATGTGTG GGCCTTGGGGGTGACTTTGTGGGAGCTTTTTGAGAATGCCAACCAGCCGTACCCACATCTGTCAGACCGCGAGGTTCTCAATCATGTGATCAAGGAACAGCAAGTCAAACTATTTAAGCCTCAGCTGGATCTACCGTACTCAGACAGATG GTATGAGGTTCTGCAGTTCTGTTGGCTGTCCCCAGATAAGCGTGCGACTGCTGAGGAGGTGCATCGCCTGCTCATCTACCTGCGCATGCAGGGCCAAAAGGACATGGAGGAAGACTTTGAGCAGCGCTGGGACGCTCTCAAGCCAAACCCCAGCACACGCCAGACCACCATCAGCCACTCGTCCTTCCCCATTCTGGACCAGTTTGCCGACGACGCACTTCGCCAGGAGATAGACGAAGTGCTCACTGTCACAGAAACCAGTAAAGGTCTGAGCTTTGAATACGTGTGGGAGGCCGCTAAGCACGACCACTATGAAGGCACCCATGGACACGCAGGCATGGACACCACTTTAAACTACCACAGCACCTTCTTCCCCGTATCCTCAGAGGATATCCAAGCACATTTCCCTGTAACATCAAACAGAGCAGCGGACAGCAGCAGCACTCCTTCAGGAATTCCCGGGATCCTCTCAGTGTTTGACGCTCAGAAGCCGTCCAATGGGAATGAGTATTACATCCAACTAGAAGAACAGGGGGACAGTGGAGACAGTGCCTCCAGAAAACACAGTGTGGACAATAGACAGGACTTTATTGTTCTTCAAGATGTCCGTCTGGATGAGTCGAGCACAGACGCAGACTTTTTCCACCAAAGTATTGACTCAAAGGACTCTTATTTACCCGATAGTCACATTTGGTCATCTCTAGAAAATGACAGCCCTTATCACCCTAATATTTTCACAGAAGAAGAGTCCAAGCATGACGACTCCCCCTCCTGGAGACAAAATTTTATGGAGTTTCCAGAACGCAGTAGAAACCCTTTTCATGAAGACATGGCTCTACAGGTTGACACAGATAAAAAGTATGGGGTTTCTTTTTTAGGGCATAGCTCAGAGGCCAATCGCAAGGCAGATTTGGAACAAGGGGATAAAGAAGATGCTGATGCTACAAGGCTTCTCAACACTGAAAACCTGAAAgacaattttatgtttttaaatgaccaCAGTCTCTTGAAAGGGTTTTCAAGTCCACAGCAAAACTTTCTATTGCCAGGACTAGCCCATGAACCAGAAGAAAGGTTCAAAATGACTTCATGGGACAACTTTGACAGTTTGGGTAGCTCGAGCTTAACAGATTCATATTTGAAGCCAAACTTAAGTAGCACAgggcagaaggaggaggagtttgCGCAGTCCACTCTAGGAAGCGAGACCCTGGTGCCTTCTATCACCGTAGTAACAGAGGACAACTCAGCCACAGTTCAAAGCGGCTCTGAAGACTTGAGTCCCCCACAGTCTGCTGCCAGAGTGTTAGACTCTGGTTTTGATTCTACCTCGGATAGATATGAGGTGTTGGCAAGCGAAGCTGATCAAACTATTTCTGTCAGTGCCACTATAAACTCTTTGTGCGTAGATGCCAAAACGCCCAACTCTGAAGGTGAACTCTTTGCTTCAGACATTAGCGTGCAGCCCATTGACCATAACATACCTGAAAATATTGAACATAGCGAAGATTTGACTAGCAATGATCTTTTTAGTGAATTAATTGAGGATGCAGACATTGAACTAGAAACTACACTTTCTGATCATGAGGAAGCTTTTTTAGAAAATAACCCCGAACAAATTGACCGAGCAAATTTACTGATCTCTGGTCCGTCTTTAGACCAAATCAGTCAGGATAGTTTACTTGAAGACAGCATATCTACAACTTTACCAATAATGGAAACTACAGCAGAAACTCCTGATTCTCTAGACTCCTATGATATCCACAGAATTGAAGAGAAACAAGAAGATGTGACTACTCGGGCAGCTTCAAGTAAACTCCAACCTCCATATAAAATATCCGACAGCGGCtatgaaacagaaaacatggAATCTCCTGAGTGGAATTCCCAACCTGGAGTCAAAGATCCGGATCAAAATGGCGTCATTAGTGAGAGTGAAGCAGAACTAGGGGCCTCTGCGCATAGTTTGGCCCCACCTGAAATAGTAATATCAGATGTGGAGAGGCTCGAGGAGGCCAGCTCAGAGGAACCACCAGAACAACCAGAAAATGTCATTGCACCTCAGCCCCCAATCATGAGCAGCCATTATAGAGACTCCGCCTATTTCTCAGACAACGAATCCGAACCAGACAAGAAATCAGAGGAGATGGCGGCTGGAGGTTGTGTGGAGGCTACATGGTTGAGTAAAACAGATATACATATCAATGAAGAGGAACCCGCAAGTACACATTTAGACATTTCTCAATCAGAAAAATCTAGTGACCTTACATTTGAAGTTAGAGTTGCATCGGATTCACAATTTGACAGTTTAGTAAATGTGGAAATAGATATTCCAGTTAACAATGAGGATGAGCCCATCCAGTCTATAGACAACCTCAACAATCCAACTGAAAATGCAGAGTTTTCTAACAATCTGACCACCATCGAACAGTCAGAACACGAGCCAACTGTTGATGACCTTTCACCTGTATTGGACAACACTGGTCACAACAACTTAACCCGACTCCATGCCAATGAAGGTCACAAAATAAAAGAGCCGGACATAGAGGGGCGTTACCTCGGTAGATTGGACGGTCACGAGGACGGCATGGAGGCGGATGAGGAGGACGAGAACAGCGAGGATTCAGACGATGACATGCGTGCGTACAGGCTCCACAGCTCCAGCTCTGACAGTGAGGAGGAGACCACGCACCCCGTCCCGCTCATCATATCGGCTGACACCAGCAGCAAGAACCTGAGGAGTCTACTGAAGCCCACCTCTCTCAATATCAATGCCGCATCTCCCCCCGGCTTGGCTACGACAGGCAACGCGGACAACTGCAGGAGAGCCGTGTCCTTCTTTGATGATGTCACCGTGTATTTGTTTGACCAG gaaacacCTACCAAAGAACTTGGTGATCACTCGGGAAGCTCAAACAGTCACGTCCCAGAGTTTGGTGGCTCGGGTCCCACTGCCAACTACCTGAACCGCTTCACCAACTCTGAGAGCTCCACAGATGAAGAGGGAGGTGGTTTTGAGTGGGACGATGACTTCTCCTCCCCTGGCCCCAAAGTTCTGCCCtcctctgctgcagtgagcctggTCCGAGAGCCGCGCTGGACCACCACCTCCAGCTACTCGCGTTTCTCCATTTCCCCTGCCAGCATTGCCAGCTTCTCCCTGACACACCTCACCGACTCGGACATCGAACAAGGAGGCAA TGgggaagatggagagaaggactGA
- the lmtk2 gene encoding serine/threonine-protein kinase LMTK2 isoform X1, producing the protein MGVRTGFALLLVFGIFLSVSSGAPLHYHHKSGGVPADSLSVSLCLSLVVSLTVLIALVVVLVNCVTCCKENEINFKEFEDHFDDEIDFTPPAEDTPSVQSPAEVYTLAVSPVALPGPPHLQPPSHITEAPTGAQIARHSLSYIQEIGNGWFGQVLLSEIYTDPGGTRVVVKELKANAGSKEQNEFLQLGDPYRVLQHPNILPCLGQCVEAIPFLLVFEYCEMGDLRGYLSHQDWMYRSAEVLQLQRMACEIAAGVTHLHKHNFLHSDLALRNCYLTADLTVKVGDYGIGPYRYKEDYIITEDDLFAPLRWLAPELVCERHGGVITLEQTKASNVWALGVTLWELFENANQPYPHLSDREVLNHVIKEQQVKLFKPQLDLPYSDRWYEVLQFCWLSPDKRATAEEVHRLLIYLRMQGQKDMEEDFEQRWDALKPNPSTRQTTISHSSFPILDQFADDALRQEIDEVLTVTETSKGLSFEYVWEAAKHDHYEGTHGHAGMDTTLNYHSTFFPVSSEDIQAHFPVTSNRAADSSSTPSGIPGILSVFDAQKPSNGNEYYIQLEEQGDSGDSASRKHSVDNRQDFIVLQDVRLDESSTDADFFHQSIDSKDSYLPDSHIWSSLENDSPYHPNIFTEEESKHDDSPSWRQNFMEFPERSRNPFHEDMALQVDTDKKYGVSFLGHSSEANRKADLEQGDKEDADATRLLNTENLKDNFMFLNDHSLLKGFSSPQQNFLLPGLAHEPEERFKMTSWDNFDSLGSSSLTDSYLKPNLSSTGQKEEEFAQSTLGSETLVPSITVVTEDNSATVQSGSEDLSPPQSAARVLDSGFDSTSDRYEVLASEADQTISVSATINSLCVDAKTPNSEGELFASDISVQPIDHNIPENIEHSEDLTSNDLFSELIEDADIELETTLSDHEEAFLENNPEQIDRANLLISGPSLDQISQDSLLEDSISTTLPIMETTAETPDSLDSYDIHRIEEKQEDVTTRAASSKLQPPYKISDSGYETENMESPEWNSQPGVKDPDQNGVISESEAELGASAHSLAPPEIVISDVERLEEASSEEPPEQPENVIAPQPPIMSSHYRDSAYFSDNESEPDKKSEEMAAGGCVEATWLSKTDIHINEEEPASTHLDISQSEKSSDLTFEVRVASDSQFDSLVNVEIDIPVNNEDEPIQSIDNLNNPTENAEFSNNLTTIEQSEHEPTVDDLSPVLDNTGHNNLTRLHANEGHKIKEPDIEGRYLGRLDGHEDGMEADEEDENSEDSDDDMRAYRLHSSSSDSEEETTHPVPLIISADTSSKNLRSLLKPTSLNINAASPPGLATTGNADNCRRAVSFFDDVTVYLFDQETPTKELGDHSGSSNSHVPEFGGSGPTANYLNRFTNSESSTDEEGGGFEWDDDFSSPGPKVLPSSAAVSLVREPRWTTTSSYSRFSISPASIASFSLTHLTDSDIEQGGSGEDGEKD; encoded by the exons GAGTTTGAGGACCATTTTGACGATGAAATTGACTTCACCCCTCCGGCTGAGGATACCCCCTCTGTACAGTCTCCAGCTGAGGTGTACACGCTGGCAGTGTCTCCAGTGGCTCTGCCAGGACCCCCACATCTTCAGCCCCCCTCTCACATAACGG AAGCGCCGACTGGGGCTCAGATTGCTCGACACAGTCTGAGTTACATCCAGGAGATTGGCAATGGCTGGTTTGGACAG GTCCTTCTCAGTGAAATCTATACTGACCCCGGGGGTACCAGAGTGGTAGTGAAAGAACTAAAAGCTAATGCTGGCTCTAAGGAGCAGAATGAGTTTCTGCAACTGGGAGACCCATACAG AGTACTGCAGCACCCCAACATCCTGCCATGCCTGGGCCAGTGTGTTGAGGCGATTCCCTTCCTGCTTGTGTTTGAGTACTGTGAGATG ggtGATTTGCGAGGCTATCTGTCTCACCAAGACTGGATGTACCGAAGTGCTGAAGTGTTGCAACTGCAGAGGATGGCCTGTGAAATTGCTGCTGGAGTCACTCACCTCCACAAACATAACTTCCTGCACAG TGATCTGGCACTGAGAAACTGCTATCTGACTGCTGACCTAACAGTAAAAGTGGGAGACTATGGCATTGGTCCTTACAGATATAAG gaGGATTACATCATCACAGAGGATGATTTGTTTGCCCCTCTTCGCTGGTTGGCTCCAGAGCTTGTGTGCGAGCGCCACGGAGGTGTCATTACATTGGAGCAGACTAAGGCCAGCAATGTGTG GGCCTTGGGGGTGACTTTGTGGGAGCTTTTTGAGAATGCCAACCAGCCGTACCCACATCTGTCAGACCGCGAGGTTCTCAATCATGTGATCAAGGAACAGCAAGTCAAACTATTTAAGCCTCAGCTGGATCTACCGTACTCAGACAGATG GTATGAGGTTCTGCAGTTCTGTTGGCTGTCCCCAGATAAGCGTGCGACTGCTGAGGAGGTGCATCGCCTGCTCATCTACCTGCGCATGCAGGGCCAAAAGGACATGGAGGAAGACTTTGAGCAGCGCTGGGACGCTCTCAAGCCAAACCCCAGCACACGCCAGACCACCATCAGCCACTCGTCCTTCCCCATTCTGGACCAGTTTGCCGACGACGCACTTCGCCAGGAGATAGACGAAGTGCTCACTGTCACAGAAACCAGTAAAGGTCTGAGCTTTGAATACGTGTGGGAGGCCGCTAAGCACGACCACTATGAAGGCACCCATGGACACGCAGGCATGGACACCACTTTAAACTACCACAGCACCTTCTTCCCCGTATCCTCAGAGGATATCCAAGCACATTTCCCTGTAACATCAAACAGAGCAGCGGACAGCAGCAGCACTCCTTCAGGAATTCCCGGGATCCTCTCAGTGTTTGACGCTCAGAAGCCGTCCAATGGGAATGAGTATTACATCCAACTAGAAGAACAGGGGGACAGTGGAGACAGTGCCTCCAGAAAACACAGTGTGGACAATAGACAGGACTTTATTGTTCTTCAAGATGTCCGTCTGGATGAGTCGAGCACAGACGCAGACTTTTTCCACCAAAGTATTGACTCAAAGGACTCTTATTTACCCGATAGTCACATTTGGTCATCTCTAGAAAATGACAGCCCTTATCACCCTAATATTTTCACAGAAGAAGAGTCCAAGCATGACGACTCCCCCTCCTGGAGACAAAATTTTATGGAGTTTCCAGAACGCAGTAGAAACCCTTTTCATGAAGACATGGCTCTACAGGTTGACACAGATAAAAAGTATGGGGTTTCTTTTTTAGGGCATAGCTCAGAGGCCAATCGCAAGGCAGATTTGGAACAAGGGGATAAAGAAGATGCTGATGCTACAAGGCTTCTCAACACTGAAAACCTGAAAgacaattttatgtttttaaatgaccaCAGTCTCTTGAAAGGGTTTTCAAGTCCACAGCAAAACTTTCTATTGCCAGGACTAGCCCATGAACCAGAAGAAAGGTTCAAAATGACTTCATGGGACAACTTTGACAGTTTGGGTAGCTCGAGCTTAACAGATTCATATTTGAAGCCAAACTTAAGTAGCACAgggcagaaggaggaggagtttgCGCAGTCCACTCTAGGAAGCGAGACCCTGGTGCCTTCTATCACCGTAGTAACAGAGGACAACTCAGCCACAGTTCAAAGCGGCTCTGAAGACTTGAGTCCCCCACAGTCTGCTGCCAGAGTGTTAGACTCTGGTTTTGATTCTACCTCGGATAGATATGAGGTGTTGGCAAGCGAAGCTGATCAAACTATTTCTGTCAGTGCCACTATAAACTCTTTGTGCGTAGATGCCAAAACGCCCAACTCTGAAGGTGAACTCTTTGCTTCAGACATTAGCGTGCAGCCCATTGACCATAACATACCTGAAAATATTGAACATAGCGAAGATTTGACTAGCAATGATCTTTTTAGTGAATTAATTGAGGATGCAGACATTGAACTAGAAACTACACTTTCTGATCATGAGGAAGCTTTTTTAGAAAATAACCCCGAACAAATTGACCGAGCAAATTTACTGATCTCTGGTCCGTCTTTAGACCAAATCAGTCAGGATAGTTTACTTGAAGACAGCATATCTACAACTTTACCAATAATGGAAACTACAGCAGAAACTCCTGATTCTCTAGACTCCTATGATATCCACAGAATTGAAGAGAAACAAGAAGATGTGACTACTCGGGCAGCTTCAAGTAAACTCCAACCTCCATATAAAATATCCGACAGCGGCtatgaaacagaaaacatggAATCTCCTGAGTGGAATTCCCAACCTGGAGTCAAAGATCCGGATCAAAATGGCGTCATTAGTGAGAGTGAAGCAGAACTAGGGGCCTCTGCGCATAGTTTGGCCCCACCTGAAATAGTAATATCAGATGTGGAGAGGCTCGAGGAGGCCAGCTCAGAGGAACCACCAGAACAACCAGAAAATGTCATTGCACCTCAGCCCCCAATCATGAGCAGCCATTATAGAGACTCCGCCTATTTCTCAGACAACGAATCCGAACCAGACAAGAAATCAGAGGAGATGGCGGCTGGAGGTTGTGTGGAGGCTACATGGTTGAGTAAAACAGATATACATATCAATGAAGAGGAACCCGCAAGTACACATTTAGACATTTCTCAATCAGAAAAATCTAGTGACCTTACATTTGAAGTTAGAGTTGCATCGGATTCACAATTTGACAGTTTAGTAAATGTGGAAATAGATATTCCAGTTAACAATGAGGATGAGCCCATCCAGTCTATAGACAACCTCAACAATCCAACTGAAAATGCAGAGTTTTCTAACAATCTGACCACCATCGAACAGTCAGAACACGAGCCAACTGTTGATGACCTTTCACCTGTATTGGACAACACTGGTCACAACAACTTAACCCGACTCCATGCCAATGAAGGTCACAAAATAAAAGAGCCGGACATAGAGGGGCGTTACCTCGGTAGATTGGACGGTCACGAGGACGGCATGGAGGCGGATGAGGAGGACGAGAACAGCGAGGATTCAGACGATGACATGCGTGCGTACAGGCTCCACAGCTCCAGCTCTGACAGTGAGGAGGAGACCACGCACCCCGTCCCGCTCATCATATCGGCTGACACCAGCAGCAAGAACCTGAGGAGTCTACTGAAGCCCACCTCTCTCAATATCAATGCCGCATCTCCCCCCGGCTTGGCTACGACAGGCAACGCGGACAACTGCAGGAGAGCCGTGTCCTTCTTTGATGATGTCACCGTGTATTTGTTTGACCAG gaaacacCTACCAAAGAACTTGGTGATCACTCGGGAAGCTCAAACAGTCACGTCCCAGAGTTTGGTGGCTCGGGTCCCACTGCCAACTACCTGAACCGCTTCACCAACTCTGAGAGCTCCACAGATGAAGAGGGAGGTGGTTTTGAGTGGGACGATGACTTCTCCTCCCCTGGCCCCAAAGTTCTGCCCtcctctgctgcagtgagcctggTCCGAGAGCCGCGCTGGACCACCACCTCCAGCTACTCGCGTTTCTCCATTTCCCCTGCCAGCATTGCCAGCTTCTCCCTGACACACCTCACCGACTCGGACATCGAACAAGGAG GAAGTGgggaagatggagagaaggactGA